In the Candidatus Tisiphia endosymbiont of Melanophora roralis genome, AATATATCTTTTACTGTAACTATTTCTGGACCAACTATTTTTAATACTCTACAAATTTTTCCTTCTCTTTTAGTACAATTAACAACCACTTTAGTTAAGTCATCCATATGTATTGGTTGGAATTGTTGTGATCCATCTCCTATTAAAGGAATAAACCAAGGTAAAGCTGCAAGAGATCTAAATAATGAAGTGCCTCCATAACAACCACTTGTATACACAAGCGATGGTTGTAAAATCACCCAATCAATATTTTTTAAAGTTTTTAAATAATTGTCAATTTTTTTCTTTGTTATAGCATAGTCAGTAGTTTTCTCATTATCTATACCAAGAGCTGAAATATGAATAATTCTTTTTACTTTAGCTAAAATACATGCATCAAATAAAGCTTTTGGACCAAAGAAATGAACATTCTCTATTTTGTTGTTATTAGTTGAAGTTAACACTCCGGATACATTAATGACTACATCAATATTTTGTAAATTGTTAAGCCACTTTTGTTGATCAGTATCATTGTTAAAATCACAAGCTAAAATTTCTAGGTTAGGGAATTTTCTTTTAGTAGCTTTTATATCTCTAACTGCACAAACTACATCATGATTATCTTTTAATAACTCAGCGGTGATATATGAACCAATAAAACCATTAGCACCTACTACTAAAACTTTCACCCTATCCTCTCTATAACATAGCAAATTCAAATCAACTGATTGTATAAACCTCAATTTCGGATTAATTTCATTAATCCGAAATTGGAATGAGAAAGTAAACAATCAGGCTTAAAGCGGTTTGACGCCTGATTGTTAAATATTTCATTTGCTAATAATCTTATTTTTATATAAATAAAAATAAGATTATTAGCGATAATAGATTAAAATGCATTCGTAGAAGCGCTTCAAGAATGCATTTTTCTGATATTATAGCCAGTTTTGGATTAAAATTAAAAATTTTAATCCAAAACTGAGGTTATAATAACATAAAATAACTAAACACTAAGTACATTAATCTCAATTCGATATAAAAATTATTTAACAAATTATATCATTTGGAAGCTCTTTCTTATTTATAAATTAATAATTTGATCTTGACAGGGTAATAGTTTTTATTAATATTACAGGTATATTCGATGCTTTTGAAGAATTGCCTTCGTAAATACTTGCGAATTCTTGATAGTAAAGTATATATAATAATCTAAATCAATAATTAAAGTAACAGTATGCATTTTATGTTATACGAGGATATTGATAATTTACACAATATCACTGATATTATTAGTACTAAATTGCAAGAGAATTTTATAGTAGCGAAGATATCTTGCAGATTAAAAGACCCTTATTCTATCGTAAAGAAGTTGGTAAGAAAAGGTATTGGTTTTTATCAATTAACTGACCTCATTGCTTTTAGAATTATAGTTGATACGCTAGAAGACTGTTATAAAGTACTGGATATTATTAATGATATATATCCTAGTAACCATGAAAAATATAAAGACTATATTGTTAATCCCAAAGATAACGGCTATAGTTCCTTGCATATTGTGACTACTATTGGTACATCTAGACGTAATGTGGAAATACAAGTACGGACTAGTCAAATGCATGATATAGCAGAGTTTGGCATCGCTAATCATGGTGAATATAAAGAAGCACAAGAAGCAAGGATAAAAAAATTATTTTCTCCAGAATTACTTAATATAATTGTTCTTCACATCGGACTAAATAATTTATATAAACTTTTTGAACAATTTAATTGGACTATGTCTGAACTGGTTGCTTACGAACAAGAAATTAAAAATTTTTGGGATAATTTTCAAGATAACTTGCAAACAATACAAGAACAATTTATAAAAGAAATAAATAATGTAGAACCGTTAGAGAGAAATTTTGTCTAATTAATCCAAGGTTGGCGGTTGGCTATAGTCACTTCAGGAGGATTTGGTGCTAGGAGCGATGGAACGACGCCTATATGTAATAGGCGAGTGACGACGTCACCAACTTCTCATCAATTGACTATAACTCTATAAATATTTGTGGGTAATAGTAAACTCTACTGTCTAGAATAACGTCCATAACTGTCGAAAGTTAAGAAATCGTCATTGCGATGAGCTTTGTAAGCCCTAAACCGTCTATTAGCGAGGAGTCGCTGTAAGCGACGATGTGGCAATCTTGTGAAGAAGAGTTTACTTCATAAGATCGCCACGGCGTCTGTCAACGCCTCGCGATGACGATTTTTAACTTTCAACAGTTATGGGATAACATCAGAGTTGGTCATGCCAATCATTATAAAACTTGCCTAAATCAAGTCTTATTCTTTTCGATCGCTCAGCAGTGATTATAGAATATATTGTTTCAAGAGTGGTATCAAAATCATCGTTAATAACCACGTAATCATATTGTTTGGCATAATACACTTCTTTAGTAGCCAATTTCATACGCAACTTTATTGATTCTTTACTATCTTGCCCTCTATTTTTAATTCGTTGTTGCAAAATACTAGGACTCGGTGGCAAAATAAAAATTGCAATTACATTTGGCAAGGTTTTTTTTATTAGCTTTGTACCTTGCCAATCTATATCAAACAAAACATCTAACCCTTGACTTAGTAAGTCTTCTACAACTTTTTTAGGTGTTCCATAATAATTATTGTAAATATTTGCATATTCAAGAAATGCATCTTGCTCAATTAATTTATTAAATTCCTCTTTGGTCTTGAAATAGTAACTTACTCCATCAACTTCATCTGTTCTTGGCCTTCTAGTAGTTGCAGAAACGGACAATCTAAGATTACTATCAATTTTTAAAACTGCTCTAGCTAAGCTAGATTTACCAGTAGCCGAGGGCGAAGACAAAATAATAGCTAATCCTTTACTTCTGAGAGATAGTAGCATTCTTGGTGAAACCTTTATATAGCAATAGAATTTTATCTTTTAATATTAATTTTTGTTTCTTTAACTGCCTGACTTTAGTATTATCTTGCAAATGCAAAAATCCGGTATTTATTAGTCTTTCTAAATCATTATGTTTTTTTTGTAAACTTTGTATGTGGCTCATGAGACTCATTTGCAAACTCCATAATCAGTTAAAAGCTTGGTTTTTTAGCTTGGTTTTTTGTAAACCAAGCATCATTTTAATATAAGCAAACACACTTTGAAAGGAAAAAATATAGCTATGACTAGCGATAATAAAAAAAAATTGCTTGTGGCAATCTCTGGAGCTTCTGGAGCAATATATGGTATAAGGTTACTTGAGATTCTGAGGCAGATAAATATTGAGAGTCATCTAATTATTTCAAAATCTGCTCATCTTACCATATTACATGAGACGAATTATTCCATAGAACAAGTAAAAGATTTAGCAGATTACTGTTACAATCTTTCTGATATTGGTGCTAGGGTTGCTTGCGGTGCTTTTAGGACATTTGGCATGATAATAGCCCCATGTAGCATGAGAACTCTTGCATCAATTGCTGGCAGTATTGAGAATAATTTAATCAGTAGAGCAGCAGGGGTTACACTAAAAGAACGAAGAAAACTGGTGTTGATGATAAGAGAGACTCCTTTACATCTAGGTCATTTAGAAAATATGTTAAAAGTAACGAATTATGGTGGGATAATTGCACCTCCAGTACCTGCTTTTTATAGTTTACCTAAAACCTTGGATGACATGATAAATTATTCAATTTCGCGGGTTCTTGATATTTTTGATATTAATACTGATTTAATAAAACGTTGGGATGGTATGCCTACAAAAATTTAAAATCTATTAGTGCTTGAAAAATATCTGCTATAATTGCAGTGACGTCTTGAGGGTCATATATGCAACAAAGTTTTGAAAAAATACTAAAAGGCTATCAGCTATTTAGAAAAAAATATGCTTATGGTAATAAATCTATTATGCAGAGTCTATCCCGGGATGGTCAACAACCAAAGATTATGGTGGTTGCTTGTTGTGATGCACGAGTAGATCCGGCATTAATACTACAATGTGATCCAGGGGATTTATTTGTTGTACGTAATGTAGCAAATATTGTTCCTCCTTACGAAAAAGATGGATCTCATCATGGCACAAGTGCTGCCTTAGAGTTTGGAATATGCTTTTTGAAAGTTGAACACTTAATTATATTAGGACATAGCCAATGTGGAGGAATTCAAGAATTATTAAATAGTGACGATAGAGTGCAAAATGATTTTATAACCAACTGGGTTTCTCTGATAAAAACACCTAATTTTAGACATCATAATGCTGATGATTATACAAAATTAGCACTTAAACAATCACATCAAAATTGTATGACGTTTCCATGGATTAATGAACTAGTGACCAAGAAAGAGCTAATTATTCATTTATGGTTTTTTGATATAAAAACTGGGCAAATTTTTACTTATTCTGATAAGCAACAAACATATCTACCCCTTGCTTAGGTTCTTGAGCATACTCAGGTATACTCGGTGAACTTCAAGAATTGGCGTTCCCGCGACCAAAGATCTCCGCTGCTCACGTACTAATGTACGCTCCGCTGCTCGACTTTGACACTCCTAGCTCTTCTTGAAGTTGACCTTCGTCTACCCAACTTTTGAAATCATAGCAGTATAAAAAGATTCCCGCGACCAAAGATCAAATACAGTCATGTATCCGGCTTATAGCAAAGTAAATTTTATTAATAGATATCTTTGGCAAACTCGCTTATTAGAAATCTAAAATTAAAAAATTAGACTAAAAAGCAGGATTATTAGAATTAGTATTTATCTAGTATTTATTAAATTGACCATTTTTATAATTTTAGTTACTATGTATATAGTTGTATCTTTATATTAATCTTAACATTATCGGTATATATTATGACAGCATTAAAAAGTTATATAGATAGTAATGGGAGACTTGCTATCCCCGCTAAAATTAGAAAAAAACTGCATCTTAAAGCTGGTGATGAAGTGTCCATTAAATATAAAGATTCTGAATTAATAGTTTCGACTTATCATGCTAATATAGAAAAAGCTAGAAATATTTTAAGTAAATACAAGAATATTGATTTACAAAAAGAGCTAAAACTGATGAGGAACGAAGATGCAAACAAGTTCTAAATCTCTAATCAAGACTAAGAAATTTTTATTAGATACATCTGCAATCATTGCCTTATTAAAACAAGAATCAGGTTATAAAATATTAGAGGATGTTATTGCAAGTAGTGCCTTATCATCAGTTAATTTAAGTGAATTAGTTTCTGTCTTAACTAGATCTAATATAAAAGAAAATGAAATTGATACAATCATAACAGATATAGTTCCAGACATCATACCATTTTCTGAAAGTATAAGTATCAAAGCAGGTAAGTTAATAAGTTTAACAAAAGATTATGGTTTATCTTTAGGTGACAGAGCATGCATAGCAACTGGTGGTTATTATAATATGGAAATTTATACTACTGATAGAATTTGGTTAAAATTATCTGATAAGCTTCCGGTAAAAATTACTTTAGTACGTTAATAAAAAGATGTCATCCCTACAAAAAAGCAGAGGGATGACATCAAAGTACGCGAATTCAGGATAAGAATTAACTAATTCTTATCCCGAATTGGGGTTTATTCGTATGAAGAAATGAGCGTTAGAAGTCCATACCGCCCATGCCGCCCATACCACCACCCATGCCACCACGTGGCATAGCAGGTTCATCTTTATCAGTTGGTTCATCAATAATAAATGCTTCAGTAGTAATAATCAAAGAAGCAACTGATGCTGCATCTTGCAAAGCTGTACGTACAACTTTTGTTGGATCGATAATACCAGCCTTAATCATATCAACATAAGTCATGTCTTGAGCATTGAAGCCAAAATGTTTGTCTTTACTATCATTAAGTTTTCCAACTACAATAGCTCCTTCCACACCAGCATTTTCTGCGATTTGTTTTACTGGAGCTTGCAATGCCTTCTTAACTATGTTAATACCAGCCTGTTGATCTTCGTTAGTATTTTTTAACGATTCTAAAGCTTTTGCTGCATAGAAAAGAGTGACCCCACCCCCTGCAACAACACCTTCTTCTACTGCAGCTCTAGTAGCATGCAGGGCATCCTCGACACGATCTTTCCTTTCTTTTACTTCAACTTCGGTAGTACCACCAACTTTTAAGACAGCTACACCACCAGCAAGTTTAGCCAAACGCTCTTGTAATTTTTCTTTATCGTACTCTGAAGTAGATTCATCAATTTGTTTACGAATTTGTGAACAACGAGTAGCGATATCCGCCTTACTACCAACACCATCAATTATGACAGTATTTTCTTTAGAGATGGTAACTTTTTTAGCAGTACCCAACATTTTGATATTAACATTCTCAAGCTTCATACCAAGATCTTCGCTGATAAGCTGACCATTGGTTAAAATAGATATATCTTCCATCATGAGTTTTTTTCTATCTCCAAAGCCAGGAGCTTTAACTGCCGCAACTTTTAACCCACCACGTAATTTATTTACTACTAGAGTAGCCAGTGCTTCTCCTTCTACATCTTCAGCGATTATAAGTAAAGGACGTCCTGATTGCATTACCGCTTCAAGTACTGGTAACATTTGTTGTAAATTTGATAATTTCTTTTCAAATAGTAAGATAAAAGGATTTTCCAATTCTGCTACCATCTTTTCAGAATTAGTAACAAAATATGGTGATAGATAACCTCTATCAAACATCATACCTTCAACTACATCTACTTCGAAACTAAAATTCTTGGCTTCTTCGACGGTAATTACTCCCTCTTTGCCTACTTTTTCCATAGCCATGGCAATTTTTTCACCAATTTCTTTATCACCATTTGACGAAATAGTACCAACTTGAGCAATCTCCTCTTGGCTACTGATCTTTTTACTTGCTTTCCTAATTTCTTCAACTACTAGGTTAACCGCTGAGTCTATACCGCGTTTTATATCCATAGGATTAAAACCGGCTGCTACGGCTTTATTGCCTTCTCTTGCTATTGCTTGAGTTAGCACAGTTGCAGTAGTTGTTCCATCACCAGCAACATCAGATGTTTTGCTAGCCACAGATTTCACTAATTGAGCTCCCAAATTCTGAGCTTTGTCTTTTAGTTCAATGGCTTTTGCAACAGTTACACCGTCTTTGGTTAGCCTTGGTGCCCCGAATGATTGTTCAATTGCAACATTTCTACCTTTTGGACCTAATGTTACTTTTACGGTATCAGCTAAAATATCAATACCTTTTAGCATTTGTTCACGTGCATGTAAGCCGTGTTTTATTAATTTTGCTGCCATATATATATTCTCCTTACAATAAATAAATTATTAACCAATTATGCCCATGACATCACTTTCTTTCATAATGACCAAATCTAAACCATCAACTTTTACTTCAGTGCCAGCCCATTTGCCATAAAGTACTTTATCTCCTACTTTTATTTCTAATGGATGGACAGTACCATTCTCACTTTTTGTTCCCTTACCTACAGCTACTACTTCACCTTGTATTGGTTTTTCCTTTGCTGTATCAGGAATAATAATTCCTCCACTTGTTTTTTCTTCTTGTTGAATTGGTTTTACCGCAATTCTATCGTGCAATGGTCTAAAAGACATTCTTACCTCCATAGATTTAATACTTAATAATGTGTATTCTATATATGCTTGATTTTATAACAGTTCAAGGGGTAAAAAGAAAAATTTTTAAGAATAATTGCTGTGAGCAAATTGTGTGTAATACTCGATAATCAAGTTTTTCCTTAACCGTTATCGCGGGGCATCTTTAGATGCCGTGGCGATCTAGGTAAACAGCGAAGCTGTTTTTTTAGAGTAACGCTTCACGTATACTGGATTGCCGCGTCGCCGCTTTTTCGCGGCTTCTCGCTAATAGACGTATTTTTTAATAATTCTAAAAAACTTGATTATCGAGTAATACCTTTTTTATCCTCGCATAAGTTTTTCTATTATTGACTTTATAGGAGTATAGTTTAAAATTAAAAATGAAGTAACTGCAAAGTTACTTTGGGGTGTAGTAACCTCTTATAGCATCGGAACACATCTGCCGAATAAAGGTGTAATCCTCGATTGTTATGGTCGGGGAGATGTTAGCTATGTTCAGGGTTTAAGGTGTAAACCTTAAACCTAAAGGCTAGCGTAGCTGTTATGCTATACAGTTTACTAACTCCCCGATCGCCAAAGTAATCTCTCAAGGTTCTTTGGTGGTTAAAACTTGATAACTTTAAGTTTAATCATAAAGGGGATACTGCTATGACATATGCAACAACTTTACCTTCTGAAGCAATCATCTTTCTTGATCCAGCTTATGACCATCCTAAGGATCTAAAACTTAGAGATGATGTTAGTGCTACTAGTGAACAAGATGGATTAACAATAGTTGAAATTATCGAATCTAAAGGACCTTATGACCACAGTACTTTTGGCAAGTTAATCCGCCGAGTAATGAGCTGCAATAATAAGCCTGTCACCATCCTAATTAACGAAGATATACGGCATACAACAATTAACACTCTACTTTGGTCTGTACTTGGTACTTTGTCATCTGCCGGTCTAATTACCGTTACTACTTACGAAAGATCCTATAAAAAAGTACTCTTGAAAAAAGTAAATATAGAGGATGATTATTTTTTATACGTGGCTGCTACTTATTGTAAAAACCATTATAAATTTGCTAATGAACTATTAAATTTCAATACAGATGAATAATATACTACTCGTAAATGAAGAGTTGATATACGATAGAATCAAAATCCTGATAGTAGCAAGAGTCAAAGGGTCTAGGTGCTAGGCGTACATATAGTACGTGGCTACCTACGAATACGTCTATAAAAGGCGTCTATAAAACGTCATTGCGAGGAGACCATAGCACAACTGTTGAAAGTTCAACAAACGTCATTGCGAGGAGCGTTGTTAGCCCTAAACCGTCATTGCGAGGAGGCATGAGCCGACGAGGCAAATGCTAAGTTACGTGATTTAACTAGCTCTGCAGAAGCAATAAAAATTTAAACCAAATTTATTTAAATTTTTATTGCGAACATAGTTGATCCATATGACAAACTTCATGGATTGCCACGCTCACGTACGTTCGCTCGCTAATAGACGGTTTAAACCTTACAACAATGCTTCGCTAATAGACGGTTTTTTAACTTTCAATAATTGTGGTATAACCACAAAGCTGAACTTAATGATGATGATATACAACACCTAAAAGGTCTTGGTTATTCTCATCAGATTCTGCTGATCTTGAAACATCAGGCACTACTGCAGCATATGGAGGAGGTGCTGAAAGTAGTAGTGAAGGTGGTATTGGAGGGGGTGGGGCAGCAGGTTTACGAATTTTCGGAGGATAGTTCATTGTATTGGATGTAGTTGTAATATTATTTTGAGGTAGTTGCAGGTATGAATGTTGATCAAGTGGTAGTATACTAGGTTGTGTAGAATCTGCTGCTGGATGGTTGTTATTAGTAACATACATATTATTATAGTTACTTGATCCTTCAAGAACAGTTGATAGGGGTAGTGCTGGAGCACTCGGTTCACGCTCACATTCAGCTTGATGTGCATCTAGTATTACTTTATATTCTTCCCGTTTAACTTCTAAATATTTATCCAAATTTTCAAAAAAAGTATTTTCTGTTATCCATATTCTACTTATCCATGGTGCCCCCTTCTTAATTATATAGCTCAACCCAGCAATCTTCAGTGCTTCCTTAAAATCATGTTGGTCAATACATTTAAGTAACTTTCTAGCTTGAATTATTTCGTATATTTGGTCACTGCGTTCTTTAAACTTTTTACAATCAACTGTATTATACTTTGATAAGACAGATTGTTGACTATGCAGACCTTTTAAACTAGTTTTTAATCCCTGACTAGCTACTGATCTATCTTCCGTATTTTCTACAAAATTACAACATTCCTCCAAATTAGCAGCCTGCAATATCTCATGAACAGTACTATCAGTAGCAAACAACTTTATAGCTCGTTCTGTCTTATCAATTTTATTCTCAAGTAATTGTTTTGCGGTAGAAAGCCTTGCTAATAGCGTACGATCTTTTGACATAATAAACACATATT is a window encoding:
- a CDS encoding co-chaperone GroES, whose protein sequence is MSFRPLHDRIAVKPIQQEEKTSGGIIIPDTAKEKPIQGEVVAVGKGTKSENGTVHPLEIKVGDKVLYGKWAGTEVKVDGLDLVIMKESDVMGIIG
- a CDS encoding DUF465 domain-containing protein encodes the protein MSHIQSLQKKHNDLERLINTGFLHLQDNTKVRQLKKQKLILKDKILLLYKGFTKNATISQK
- a CDS encoding bifunctional (p)ppGpp synthetase/guanosine-3',5'-bis(diphosphate) 3'-pyrophosphohydrolase, encoding MHFMLYEDIDNLHNITDIISTKLQENFIVAKISCRLKDPYSIVKKLVRKGIGFYQLTDLIAFRIIVDTLEDCYKVLDIINDIYPSNHEKYKDYIVNPKDNGYSSLHIVTTIGTSRRNVEIQVRTSQMHDIAEFGIANHGEYKEAQEARIKKLFSPELLNIIVLHIGLNNLYKLFEQFNWTMSELVAYEQEIKNFWDNFQDNLQTIQEQFIKEINNVEPLERNFV
- the groL gene encoding chaperonin GroEL (60 kDa chaperone family; promotes refolding of misfolded polypeptides especially under stressful conditions; forms two stacked rings of heptamers to form a barrel-shaped 14mer; ends can be capped by GroES; misfolded proteins enter the barrel where they are refolded when GroES binds); translation: MAAKLIKHGLHAREQMLKGIDILADTVKVTLGPKGRNVAIEQSFGAPRLTKDGVTVAKAIELKDKAQNLGAQLVKSVASKTSDVAGDGTTTATVLTQAIAREGNKAVAAGFNPMDIKRGIDSAVNLVVEEIRKASKKISSQEEIAQVGTISSNGDKEIGEKIAMAMEKVGKEGVITVEEAKNFSFEVDVVEGMMFDRGYLSPYFVTNSEKMVAELENPFILLFEKKLSNLQQMLPVLEAVMQSGRPLLIIAEDVEGEALATLVVNKLRGGLKVAAVKAPGFGDRKKLMMEDISILTNGQLISEDLGMKLENVNIKMLGTAKKVTISKENTVIIDGVGSKADIATRCSQIRKQIDESTSEYDKEKLQERLAKLAGGVAVLKVGGTTEVEVKERKDRVEDALHATRAAVEEGVVAGGGVTLFYAAKALESLKNTNEDQQAGINIVKKALQAPVKQIAENAGVEGAIVVGKLNDSKDKHFGFNAQDMTYVDMIKAGIIDPTKVVRTALQDAASVASLIITTEAFIIDEPTDKDEPAMPRGGMGGGMGGMGGMDF
- the gmk gene encoding guanylate kinase, which produces MLLSLRSKGLAIILSSPSATGKSSLARAVLKIDSNLRLSVSATTRRPRTDEVDGVSYYFKTKEEFNKLIEQDAFLEYANIYNNYYGTPKKVVEDLLSQGLDVLFDIDWQGTKLIKKTLPNVIAIFILPPSPSILQQRIKNRGQDSKESIKLRMKLATKEVYYAKQYDYVVINDDFDTTLETIYSIITAERSKRIRLDLGKFYNDWHDQL
- a CDS encoding UbiX family flavin prenyltransferase, encoding MTSDNKKKLLVAISGASGAIYGIRLLEILRQINIESHLIISKSAHLTILHETNYSIEQVKDLADYCYNLSDIGARVACGAFRTFGMIIAPCSMRTLASIAGSIENNLISRAAGVTLKERRKLVLMIRETPLHLGHLENMLKVTNYGGIIAPPVPAFYSLPKTLDDMINYSISRVLDIFDINTDLIKRWDGMPTKI
- a CDS encoding carbonic anhydrase; its protein translation is MQQSFEKILKGYQLFRKKYAYGNKSIMQSLSRDGQQPKIMVVACCDARVDPALILQCDPGDLFVVRNVANIVPPYEKDGSHHGTSAALEFGICFLKVEHLIILGHSQCGGIQELLNSDDRVQNDFITNWVSLIKTPNFRHHNADDYTKLALKQSHQNCMTFPWINELVTKKELIIHLWFFDIKTGQIFTYSDKQQTYLPLA
- a CDS encoding NAD(P)H-binding protein codes for the protein MKVLVVGANGFIGSYITAELLKDNHDVVCAVRDIKATKRKFPNLEILACDFNNDTDQQKWLNNLQNIDVVINVSGVLTSTNNNKIENVHFFGPKALFDACILAKVKRIIHISALGIDNEKTTDYAITKKKIDNYLKTLKNIDWVILQPSLVYTSGCYGGTSLFRSLAALPWFIPLIGDGSQQFQPIHMDDLTKVVVNCTKREGKICRVLKIVGPEIVTVKDILINFRSWLGLDTARLIKIPLIFIRIAAKLGDFFSIGPLNSTSYNMLLQPNIADKKDFINFTSVVPRSFEQGLATEPLTVQSLWHARLFLLKPLLKIILGLFWIMTGVITGVFTSERGLKIITELGFSKQIAQVMLYSSCLADIILGTLMMIKPRIIGVCILQILLMLAYTFFLTFLKPDLWLDPLGSLTKNIPIILLTLVLLAIEKDK
- a CDS encoding type II toxin-antitoxin system VapC family toxin; its protein translation is MQTSSKSLIKTKKFLLDTSAIIALLKQESGYKILEDVIASSALSSVNLSELVSVLTRSNIKENEIDTIITDIVPDIIPFSESISIKAGKLISLTKDYGLSLGDRACIATGGYYNMEIYTTDRIWLKLSDKLPVKITLVR
- a CDS encoding AbrB/MazE/SpoVT family DNA-binding domain-containing protein → MTALKSYIDSNGRLAIPAKIRKKLHLKAGDEVSIKYKDSELIVSTYHANIEKARNILSKYKNIDLQKELKLMRNEDANKF